Proteins encoded by one window of Cyprinus carpio isolate SPL01 unplaced genomic scaffold, ASM1834038v1 S000006455, whole genome shotgun sequence:
- the LOC109048289 gene encoding natural killer cell receptor 2B4-like, translating into MVAPLPTMAAEPVPRGRKDAVRPRSSSILQAESDEVQSVRVGDPVTLNSNTFEIQLKNEIEWRFGSIRIARAINGNAKYDKNEKFEDRLKLERNGSLTINDTRTTDTGVYKFSTIINGNLATKAFSATVYDPVSSIPVITSVISQCSSSPESASSPKCVLLCSVMNVSRVTFSWYKGNSLLSSISVSELSISLSLPLEVEYQDNNTYSCVVSNPISLQTRHACITDLCRLCSEEVRYCESTEPVIRLVVTAVVGLAAAAAFIVLVYDIRSRRVEQERHHTQSDGSDTLKQ; encoded by the exons GCATTTTACAGGCTGAATCAGATGAAGTTCAGTCCGTAAGGGTGGGTGATCCTGTCACTCTTAACTCTAACACTTTCGAAATACAGCTAAAGAATGAGATCGAGTGGAGGTTTGGCAGCATTCGCATTGCTAGAGCAATAAACGGCAAtgctaaatatgataaaaatgagaaattcgaagacagactgaagctggagagAAATGGATCTCTTACCATCAACGACACCAGAACCACGGACACCGGAGTCTATAAATTTAGTACCATTATCAACGGCAATCTTGCAACCAAGGCGTTTAGTGCTACAGTTTATG ATCCAGTGTCCAGTATTCCTGTCATTACCAGTGTCATttcacaatgttcttcatcaCCAGAAAGTGCATCAAGCCCAAAATGTgtgctgctgtgttcagtgatgaaTGTAAGCCGTGTGACtttctcctggtacaaaggaaacagtttattgtccagcatcagtgtgtctgaactcagcatcagtctctctctacctctggaggtggaatatcaggataacaacacctacagctgtgtagTGAGCAATCCCATCAGCCTCCAGACCAGACATGCCTGCATTACCGATCTCTGTCGTTTGTGTTCAG AAGAAGTCCGCTATTGTGAAAGCACTGAacctgtgatccgattggtcgtcACTGCTGTGGTGGGTCTGGCTGCTGCGGCTGCGTTCATTgtgctggtttatgacatcagatccagaaggGTCGAACAGGAGAGACATCACACCCAGAGTGATGGATCCGATACTCTAAAACAATAG